A window of Terriglobia bacterium genomic DNA:
CGCGGTGGAACTCGGCGCGAATCTGGTTGATCAACGCCGCTGTGCGTTCTTGCTCCATCTCGTTGAACGCGGCCCGCGTCCGCAACGACACCGTCCACGCAACGAGTGCCACCGAAACGATTACGACACCGGCAAACAACAGCAAGAGGCGTTGACGAAGGCTCACTTGCGCACCTCCGTCCAGAGGTCGAGATAATCCGGCGAGCCGCCGTCGAGCTTCCAGTCGCGTACTCGGTCGCTCGCCGCGAAAGCATGCGGCACGTAAAGCAATGGCACCAGGAAGCCTGGATCCAGCAATTCCTTCTCGCGCTGGTAAAGGCTATCTGTGGTGACGTCGTCCGGACTCTTGTGCTCCACACCAAGTTCGCTCACCAGCGCCTCCAGCGCCACCGAGGGCTGATAGCACCTTAGCCGAATGCGCACCAGTGTCAGGTCCCAATGTGCCGGGGCCGGCACGGTTCGAATCGTGATTCCGGCATCGCGAGCGCTCAACGCAATTCTCTCCCCCACCAGTTGCATCGAGGGATCCGCCGCATCATAGGTGAGCGTGAGTGTCGCAATCCTCCCCGCCTGGTTGCCATACTCCCTCGCACGTTCCAGGTCCTGCGCCGTCGAGAAGAGCGGACCATAACCGGTTATCCAGTTCGGCAGCAGGCTGCCCGTCACTTCACCTTGTCTCTGAAAGATGAAATTGAGCAGGGAAGCGCGATCGATACTTTCCTCAATCGCCCGGCGAACGTCGGTCTTCTGAATCGACGCACTGGCCTTGTTCATCACCAGCACAATCAACTCATCATTACGCGAGACTATTACGCGCAAATGGTTCTGCTGCGCCCGTTTAATCTGCTCGGCAGGAAATTCCGCCACGTCCGTCCGCCCAACTCCAAGATCCAGCGACTGGTCGCGGTGCGTGCGGCCGGAGGTCACTTCCACCGAGCCGACGTATCCGCGACCGTTCCAATAATTATCGAAGGCAACCAGTGCCGCTGAATTCGCGGTTGCGTGGTCTACCTTCAGCGGACCCGTACCGATGGGCGCACCGTTCGCTCCCGGCTTTGCAATTCCGAAACGCGTCGTCGCCAGCTCCGCCGGAAACAGCGGCTCTGGCGCATCGAACTCGAACACAACCGCTTCTCCAGCAGTCTGCACGGTCCGCCACGGACAACCGGCGCATCCGTTCAGAATCTCCGCAACCGAAGCCGCAGTCAGTGCGGTGCCGTCGTGGAATTTCACCCCCGGACGAATTGTAAGGAGCCACCGTTTATTCCGGTTCTGCGATTCCCATTTCACCGCAAGCCAGGGCTGCACCGCGCCAAGCTCATCGAGGTGCGTTAGCGTTTCCGTCGTAAGTGCCCGCGCCGTGCCATTCACATCCCAAAGCGGTCCGCTGGTTTCAACGCGCAGAGTACCGCCATAGCGCGGACGCGTGCGAGCTTGCGCGGCCGTCACGATCGTCGCGACGAGGCTACTGATTACAAGCCACTGAAATGCTGTACGCCTCATAGCTCCCCGTTTGCGTGCGCAAAACAGCAATCGCGCTGTCACCATCCGACGTCGTCCACAGCGCAGTCACTGGACCATCAAACGCCAGCGGCGGACTCACCGCGCGCGCTCCCTGGTAGTCGATCTCAAAAGCGCGGATCGTGTCATTCGCGGAATCATCGCCCACCGCCGTCGTAAGCAGTTGTGCTCCGGAGCCGCACCCGCTACGCACAGAAGCAACATCGCTCCCGAAATCGCGTGTGCCCGCCAGGCCGCGAATTCCGTTCCCATCAAAGATCATCGTCTGCCCATCAATTCCTGTCAGCACCCAGCCGTCACTATCTCCGCGCTTCACCTGTGCCGCGGAGAAAAACGGCGGGAACAATTT
This region includes:
- a CDS encoding ABC transporter substrate-binding protein, with amino-acid sequence MRRTAFQWLVISSLVATIVTAAQARTRPRYGGTLRVETSGPLWDVNGTARALTTETLTHLDELGAVQPWLAVKWESQNRNKRWLLTIRPGVKFHDGTALTAASVAEILNGCAGCPWRTVQTAGEAVVFEFDAPEPLFPAELATTRFGIAKPGANGAPIGTGPLKVDHATANSAALVAFDNYWNGRGYVGSVEVTSGRTHRDQSLDLGVGRTDVAEFPAEQIKRAQQNHLRVIVSRNDELIVLVMNKASASIQKTDVRRAIEESIDRASLLNFIFQRQGEVTGSLLPNWITGYGPLFSTAQDLERAREYGNQAGRIATLTLTYDAADPSMQLVGERIALSARDAGITIRTVPAPAHWDLTLVRIRLRCYQPSVALEALVSELGVEHKSPDDVTTDSLYQREKELLDPGFLVPLLYVPHAFAASDRVRDWKLDGGSPDYLDLWTEVRK